Genomic window (Arthrobacter sp. StoSoilA2):
CCGTGCGGTAGGCATTGCAGCAATCGACCCCGAAACGGACCTTACCGGTTCATTCGAAGTCCAATGCAAGGGCCGACTGTACCCGGCCACCGTCTCGCGCCGTCCGTTCTATGACCCCAAGGGTGAACGTCTGCGCGGCTGACACCCGAGGCAGTCCGCAGTTCCCCTCAGGGAGCTGCGGACTCCCCCGTCAAGGGCCCGGACAGCGGAGCCCTATGAGCCACACGAAAGGACTGACCATTGTCAGAGAATCTGATGGAACGTGAAACATCCGTTGCCCTGCGCGGCACGGGCCGCGTTCTCGACGGCAAAGCAACCGCAGCAAGCATCAAGGCAGAACTGGGCGGACGCGTCGCTGCGCTCAAAGACGCCGGCATCGCTGTCGGGCTGGGCACCGTTCTGGTCGGAGACGACCCGGCAAGCCACTCCTACGTAGCTGGAAAGCATCGCGATTGCGCTGAGGTCGGGATCGAATCCATCCGCCGGGATCTTCCTGCCGACATTTCACAAGAAGACCTCGAAGCAGTCCTGTTAGAGCTCAATGAGGACCCTGCCACCACCGGGTATATCGTCCAGCTTCCCTTGCCGGCACACATCGACCAGAACGCCGTCCTGGAAAAGATTGCCCCCAACAAAGACGCCGACGGGCTGCACCCAACCAACCTGGGCCGACTCGTGCTGAACGTCGGAGAAACCATCGATTCGCCCCTCCCCTGCACGCCGAGCGCCATTGTCGAGCTGCTCGAACGGCACAACATTGCCCTGACCGGGATGGAAGTGCTCGTGATCGGGCGCGGCGTAACTGTCGGACGGCCCTTGGGCCTGTTGCTGACACGTCGTGCCATCAACGCCACTGTGACCCTGGCACATACGGGCTCAACTGACCTTGGCAGGCTGATCGCCCGCGCGGATGTAGTCATTGCCGCAGCGGGCGTGCCCGCTATCGTCAAGACCCCCCAGCTCAAGCCAGGAGTGATTGTTCTGGACGTGGGAGTGTCTCGGAGCGTTGACGAGGCCACCGGTAAGTCCAGGCTGCAAGGTGATGTCGAGACCGGCGCCGAAGCGGTCGCCAGCTGGTACTCACCGAATCCCGGTGGTGTTGGTCCCATGACCCGGGCCATGCTCCTCGTCAATGTCGTGGACATAGCCGCACGAACAACTCCGAACGGACAGTAAACCAGAAGGAATTCGTCGTCGGCAGGCGAAGCTCGCAACAAAGCTCACCCACATAAACCCTGCGCAAGCCCACGACGAACAGCGACGGCTCAAGAAAATTGAGGTCATCGCAACAGATGCCCCGCCCCTTAGGGAGCGGGGCATCTCTCGTCTCTGCCCGAGCCTGCTGCTGTGACAGGAGGCGTTTAAACCGCTGCAGCGCCGGCCGTTCCAAGGCCGGCGCTGCAGGTTCGGACTTTCAAATCGCGTAGAGGGTCAAGGGATCGTCTCGCAGGTGCAGCGACCGGGACCCCGGTTCGTTGCGGAGCCAGATAATGCTTCCATCCTCAAAAAGCGTATCCACGAGTGCACGGGTGACTTGGCCATCACCGTTATCCACCTGAACCGGTTGACCCGGGCTGAGGTCCGTCCAGTCGGAGATCTCGTTGACCAACGGGCGGTTCACTGTGCCCATGTCTTCCCCTTCGTCCCGGTCGTGTCAGGGCCGATCCAGACGGTCTTCATGTTAGTGAATTCGCGGATGCCTTGGCGGCCGAGTTCGCGTCCATACCCCGATTTCTTGATGCCACCAAAAGGAAGACGCGGGTCAGAGACCACCATTCCGTTGACGAAAACCGCTCCGGCATCCAGTCGGCGCACGACTGCCTTTGCTCTGTCCGTATCTCGGGTCCACAAGGAAGCGGCCAGTCCGAACTCGGTCTGGTTGGCCAGTGCGATTGCTTCTTCGGTGGACGAGACGCGGGTGATAGCAGCTACCGGGCCAAAGGTCTCTTCGTCAAAGGCGGCGTGCCCCGGAACGACCCGGTCGATGATCGTTGGCGGGTAAAAATACCCGAGCCCCTCAGGCAGTTCTCCACCCAGCAGGAGCCGTCCTCCTGCCTCCAGGGTGCGCTGGACCTGATCGTGAAGTGTGGCGCGGAGGTTTTCTCGGGCCATGGGTCCCATGTCGGTGGCAGGGTCAAACGGATCGCCAAGGATAAGTTCCCGAGTCTGGATCACGAACTCGGCAACGAACTCGTCGGCGATCTCTTCATCGACGATGAAGCGTTTGGCGTTGATGCATGCCTGTCCCGCGTTGGTGAAGCGGGCCCTAACTGCGGTCCGTGCGGCGTCCTTGATATCCGCATCGGATAAAACGATGAACGGGTCGGACCCACCGAGCTCCAGGACCTGTTTCTTGAGGGCCGCTCCGGCCTGGGAAGCGACGATGGCGCCGACTTGAGTGGAACCGGTGAGCGCGACCGCGGCGATCCTGTCGTCAGCGATAATAGCAGCGACCTTCTCTGGTTCGATCAGGACCGTGGCACAAAGACCAGGGGCCAAACCCGCCTTGTCGAGAATGTCCTGTACGGCCAACGCTGAACGGGGCACGTTGTTCGCATGCTTGAGGATCGCGCCGTTCCCGGCCACTAGCGCCGGGAGCGCGAAGCGGAAGAACTGCCAGAAAGGATAGTTCCATGGCATGATGGCCAGCACGACGCCCAGCGGCTCGTAGACCACACCGCTTTCCTTGACGTCGGCGTCTATGCTTTCGAAATCCAAGAACCTGACGGCGTTTTGGGCGTAGAAGTCCGCGGCGACGGCGGACTTTTCAATCTCGGCCCGAGCCTCGGAAATAGGCTTGCCCATCTCCAACGTGATCAGGTGCGCGTATTCGTTGACGTTTTCACGTAGGATCTTGGCTGTGTTCCGGAGGATCTGTACGCGATCCTCAACGGATACCAGCCGCCAGGCCTTCTGCGCGTCAACGGCGGCAGTAAGGATCCCGTCGATCTGGAAGTATGAGTGCGTATCGAACGTTTGAAGTTGTTTGCCCGTAGCCGGGTTGATCGTGGAGATCATGGGATTCTTCCTTTGGGAAAGGGGGATAAACGTCCCGGTGTTGAACCAGTCCGGGCAGCCGTGGGGAAAGTACTGCCGCCGCGTTCTGAATAGGTATTCCAGTCAAGACACGGCGGCAGGAGGTGCTGGATTCACCAGCACCGTTGCACCTGGAAGGTCATCCATCCAGTCCTGTCAACAAGTTTGAAAACTTGTTGTGGTCCGATGACCTCATGTGTTGCGGGGTCAGGCTCCAGCGGCTACGTAGCTGTGGGAGTTCTGGACGGCAGCTTCTTCGCTGCCCTGTGCACCACGCCAGGCTTCCTTGTCCTTATAGGGGAACCACCAGAAGTCGTGGCTGGAAGCTGCCGGATCGATCATGACGAGTTTGGTGTGACGGAAGGTGTCGAGCCCTTCGGCGCCCAGCTGGCGGCCAATGCCGGACATTTTGCGGCCACCGAAGGGTCCTGCATCGTTGTCGAGGATCGGCGCGTTGACCCACACCATGCCGCTAACGATTTCGTTGGTGGCTCGGGTGATCTCTTCGATGTCCTTGGAGTACAAGGTAGCGCCGAGACCGAAAGGCGAGTCATTGGCGATCTTCAAGGCCTCTTCGAAGCTCGAGACCTTATAGACCGGAGCAACGGGTCCGAACACCTCGGTGGTGAAGATGTCCATGTCCGGGCGCAGGCCCTCCAGGACTGTGGGCGCGTAGAAGAACCCGTCCTGCAGCTCCCCGCCGAGGTTCAACCTGTGTCCGCCGATGGTGACGGCGGCGCCTTGCTCAACGGCCCGGGCGACCAGCTGCTCTACGCGGGCAACCTCACGTGCGTTTTCCATCGGGCCGAAATCGACCTTGTCGAGGCCGTGGCCGATCCGCAACCGCTTCACGTTAGCGACAAACGTTTCCATGAACTGGTCGTAAACGTCCTCATGGACAAGGATCTTCTCGGCAGAGGTGCACACCTGGCCGGCGTTGAAGAAGGACGCAAAGGTAGCCGCGCGGGCTGCCACGTCAATAGGGGCAGACGGCATAACCAGGAAAGCATCACTGCCCGAAGCTTCAATCAGATGCGGCTTGAAGTGCTCAGCACAGGCCCGTGAAACAGCCTGGCCGGTCGCAACACTTCCGGTGAAGGCAATCATGTGGGTGTTCTTGTGGGAGACGAGCTGCTTCGCCGTGTCGGCACCACCGGAGACACACTGGACCAACCCAGTAGGCAGGTTCCGGAAGACCCGCATGAAGGAAAGAGTCGTCAGGGAGGCGTTTTCCGAGGGTTTGACGATCACAGAGTTGCCCGCTGCCAGGGCAGCTGCCGCGGACCACATCAGCAACAGAATGGGGAAGTTCGCAGGAAGGATGCTGACCACCGTGCCCATGGGCTCCTTCAAGGTGTAGTGGGTCTGGCCGACAACAGAGGTGCCCAGAACCGAACCAATCGAGTGCCGACCGAGTTCTGCGTAATAGTCCACTGCAGAACCTGACCAAGCCATTTCGTCAGAGCTTTCCTTATACGGCTTGCCCGTTTCACGGGTCAGTAGTTCAGCAATTTCGGGTGCGAGCTTCTTCATCTCCGCTGCCACTTTGTGCAGCATCTCGGCACGATCCAGTGCCGTATAGGCGTACCATGCCTTCTGCGCAGCGTTGGCGGTAGCAACGACGGCTTCAATGTCGTCGTGGCCGACCTCAGCCATTTGGCCGATGACTCTATTGTTGGAAGGGTCCACGACATCGCGGCCCTGCGATACGGGGATGTACTCTCCGTTATGGAAGAAGGTGTTGCTAACTCGAGCGAATTCGAGATTGGCATTCATGAGTGGTTCCTTACGTTGTTCATTGGTATAGGCAAAGAGTGGTTGGGGCGCTGCCGGCGGCTCTACTGTGCCCGGACGATCGAGTAGGACTTGACGAGCTCTGTTTGCACGCTCCAGCGGCCCGCCCAGCCCTCAGGGAGAGCCACAATTGTCCCCGCCCGCAGGTTGGTTTCCTGCCCTTGGTCATCGATAAGTTGGCCCTGGCCGTCAACGATGTGAATGAACTCCCTGTAGCCAGTCAGCTTGGTGGTGAATTCGCCAGGAGTGACCTTCCAAAGGCCGGCTTCCGTGCCAGGATCGCCGTACAGGACCAGAGTGCTTGCCGAAGGGGCACCGGAGAGGACGCGCTCCGGGCTTATAGGCACCTGCTCGGGCCACTGGATATCGTCTGTAGTTGCTACGGCCGCGTTCATGCGCTGGCCGCCTCAACTTTGAGACCCTGGACAGCATTCCTGATCCTGACCGCCGCTCGTTCGCCGCTGCGGAGTGCGCCTTCCATCAGGCCGGTGAAGTCAGGATCAGCGTACTCGCCGGCGAAGAGGAGGTTGCCTACCGGGCGTTCCAGTTCTTCCGCATCAGTTCTTCCTCCGCCTGGGGCGAAAGCTGCATAAGCGCCGCGGGCGAGAGGATCGTTGCGCCAAACCGTGGCGACGGCGTCACTCTCACTGAAGTCCAGTTCCGGGCGAATGTGCCGGGCATGGGTTATCCACGCGTTGAAATCCCCGTCGCCTTGTGCCCGGTCCAAAGCGCCAGGAGAGCCCATAAAGGAATTGAGCACAGGAGTGACCGAACCGGTATTGTCCTGCGCAGTCCATGTCCAGAAGCGGCCGTTCGTTGACATCACCGCGCTCGTTGCCGGGACGGATCGCAGCGGGAGGTGAAGCTTGGCCGCATCCCCTTGCAGTACCCGGTTCAGTGCGCTGGTCTTCCATTCCGGAACCGACAGGGCAAGAGTCGCTTGGTCCCGCACGATGGACAATGGGAGCGCCACGACGGCGGCGTCGAAAGTCGCGCTGCCTGCCGATGTTTCCACGAGGACTTCTTCGCCGAGGTCTGTAACCGCGTGAATGGTTTCCCGGTAGTGCACCGAGTCGCCGAGACGGGCAGCCAAGGCTTTAGGAAGCTCCTGGTTTCCGCCGCTGATCCTCCAACTCGGACGCGGCTCGAAGGATGCAATGTGCTCAAGAGTGTCAGCGCTGACTTGATCTGCCGCGACAGCGGTGGAGATTTCGATACGAGCGCGAAGTGCATCCACGAGCCGATCATCGCAGTCCAAACGTTGCAGGACCTTTTCTGCGGACGGTGGTGAGGGGTAGGTTCGGGCGATGGCGGCAGCTGCTCGGCCTGCTTCTACCACGTCTTGCGTGCTGATGTCGGGGGTGTCCGCCAGAGCACGAACGTAGTAGCTCATGCCGGTGTCAACCAGGGACAAGCCGGTCAAATCAAGCAGGCGCCGCATCGTCGTGTAACCATGCAATACGAACTCGGCGCCCCGTTCGATAACGCAGGGTTCTTCGCGCCCGGCCGTGATTGATTCTGACCAGACGCGCCCCCCGGACCTGTCCCTGGCCTCAAGAACGGTCACATCGAAGCCATCGGCTCTTAGCTGCGTAGCAGCTGCCAAGCCTGCAAGTCCAGCTCCCAAAACCGCGATGCGGGAACCCTGACGAAGGGCGCTCATGATGCAACGTTCATCGTGTGGACCAAAGCCGTTCGCGCTTGGCCACCGATTCGCCATACTGCGGTCCGCTGCATGGAGAAAGGTGCAGTATCTGGTGACATGTCGGAGCCATCTCCTTTGACGATTCTATTTGTTGTGTGACTCACACTAGTAACCGCAACGCAAGAGAAGTATGGTACAGACGTAAGAAATTTGATGCTTATTAGTGTTGCAGTAAGGTTTTTGCATGGAACAGTCAGTGTTGACCGTCAACGATCTCGTTAGCACTCAAAGCTTGGGCACCCGCGTACTGGCCGGAGCCGCCGGCTTGGAACGCCAGGTTCTCTGGGCGCATAGCTGCGAACTTAACGACCCGGCAAGGTGGCTCGGTCCGCATGAATTGCTGATGACCGTCGGGCTCTGCGTCCCGCATGGTGCCAAGGAGCAGAGCACCTTCATTCAAAGACTCAATGAAGCCGGGCTGGCAGGCGTCGCACTAGGTGACCACCCCAGCCTGCCCCCGTTGACACAAGAACTCCTCGACGAGGCCGACAGATTGGGATTCCCGGTCCTGCTGACAAACGAGGAAACACCGTTTGCCGCGATAGGGCGCACGGTTGCAGCCGCCACGGCCACCACCCAAACACTCCAGGTCCTCAAGCTGAGCAAGCTCTACCAGCTCTCGACCTATGCCCATGCGGACCCAGCACGCCTGATGGACGACCTGCAGGCACTCTTTAGGTCCAGGCTCACCGTACTTGACACCCAGACCGGATTGACGATCATACAAGGACCGCCATTGCCCACGCTGACATCAACGGCACGGCAACGCTCTTATACACTTCCTGGTGAGCGTGGCGTGAAGTTAGTAGTTGCAGAATTCCCCGGGGAAGAGGTCAGCAGCTTCCTGCTCATTCACATCCTGCAGGTCGTTGACGTAGCCGTGAGTCAACTTTTGACCACAATCCGGGAAAGGGCCGATCGCTCTAAGGTCATGCTTGAGGCGATTCTGGAAGGACGGATACCTGAGAATATCGACGACGTCCTCAAACCGAATGCGATGGCGGAGGGATACAAACTAATAGCCATCAAGACCGAAGACGGTCCGAAAACAGCGAGGGCAGTCTCGATTGCTGCCCTGCCTGTACTCACCGGAACAGGGCGGCACTCCTATTTCCTAATGGTGCCGGAACCGGCCCTTCCGGATACACGCAAACTTCTCGAAGATCTCGGGATCCGCGCCGCAGCATCCTCGACATACCTGGATATCCGCGATGCAAAAGTCGCAGCCGAGGAAGCACACAAAGTCTTGTCCTCCGGCGGGACGAACGACAACTGGGTCGACTTCACCGGCGTACCTGTATCGCTTCTGGCAAGATCCAGGAAAGAAGCAGACAGTATTGTCCGGCAGGTACTCGGAAGCCTTGCAGACCTGGACCCGAAAACGACGGCCCTAAGGGAGACCCTCTTTAGCTTCCTGAAGAATGACCGCCGCTGGAACGAAACTGCCGCTGAGCTGGGCATCCATCGACAGACACTGTCTTACAGGCTTGCCAAAATAAAAGAGACAACCGGGCGGGACACCTCTACCTCTGCAGACTTCGCCGCACTCTGGCTGGCATACCAAGCATGGCTTTCCTACCCACCAAGCGCTGCACAACAACGACCAGCGCTTCGCCGGTAAAGGCCCCAGCTACTGCGATCGCCAGCCAGTTGCCCGTAATCCCTAGCTTGCTCCTCGTGGCTGACCTTCCCCGAAAAGACGGGCCTGTTCGACCAGTTCCGTCATCCAGGGTCGATGGCCCTGTCGAAACGTCAGACCCTCGGGCAGGCCTTGAGCGGTAGCCTGGGAGCCGATGACTTCAATAGTGATGGGACCTCTGCCTGTCGGTGCGTTGATGATGTGCAGATCGCCAAATGACTCCGGAATAGCCGGGTCCATCCACAAGCCCCCTCGGGAAACATGGGCGTCGTAGCGCAGCAGGCTCATGACCAGGTGTATCGGCGTCGTGGCAGCCCACGCCTGGGGCGAACA
Coding sequences:
- a CDS encoding bifunctional methylenetetrahydrofolate dehydrogenase/methenyltetrahydrofolate cyclohydrolase; translated protein: MERETSVALRGTGRVLDGKATAASIKAELGGRVAALKDAGIAVGLGTVLVGDDPASHSYVAGKHRDCAEVGIESIRRDLPADISQEDLEAVLLELNEDPATTGYIVQLPLPAHIDQNAVLEKIAPNKDADGLHPTNLGRLVLNVGETIDSPLPCTPSAIVELLERHNIALTGMEVLVIGRGVTVGRPLGLLLTRRAINATVTLAHTGSTDLGRLIARADVVIAAAGVPAIVKTPQLKPGVIVLDVGVSRSVDEATGKSRLQGDVETGAEAVASWYSPNPGGVGPMTRAMLLVNVVDIAARTTPNGQ
- a CDS encoding NAD-dependent succinate-semialdehyde dehydrogenase produces the protein MISTINPATGKQLQTFDTHSYFQIDGILTAAVDAQKAWRLVSVEDRVQILRNTAKILRENVNEYAHLITLEMGKPISEARAEIEKSAVAADFYAQNAVRFLDFESIDADVKESGVVYEPLGVVLAIMPWNYPFWQFFRFALPALVAGNGAILKHANNVPRSALAVQDILDKAGLAPGLCATVLIEPEKVAAIIADDRIAAVALTGSTQVGAIVASQAGAALKKQVLELGGSDPFIVLSDADIKDAARTAVRARFTNAGQACINAKRFIVDEEIADEFVAEFVIQTRELILGDPFDPATDMGPMARENLRATLHDQVQRTLEAGGRLLLGGELPEGLGYFYPPTIIDRVVPGHAAFDEETFGPVAAITRVSSTEEAIALANQTEFGLAASLWTRDTDRAKAVVRRLDAGAVFVNGMVVSDPRLPFGGIKKSGYGRELGRQGIREFTNMKTVWIGPDTTGTKGKTWAQ
- a CDS encoding aldehyde dehydrogenase family protein; translation: MNANLEFARVSNTFFHNGEYIPVSQGRDVVDPSNNRVIGQMAEVGHDDIEAVVATANAAQKAWYAYTALDRAEMLHKVAAEMKKLAPEIAELLTRETGKPYKESSDEMAWSGSAVDYYAELGRHSIGSVLGTSVVGQTHYTLKEPMGTVVSILPANFPILLLMWSAAAALAAGNSVIVKPSENASLTTLSFMRVFRNLPTGLVQCVSGGADTAKQLVSHKNTHMIAFTGSVATGQAVSRACAEHFKPHLIEASGSDAFLVMPSAPIDVAARAATFASFFNAGQVCTSAEKILVHEDVYDQFMETFVANVKRLRIGHGLDKVDFGPMENAREVARVEQLVARAVEQGAAVTIGGHRLNLGGELQDGFFYAPTVLEGLRPDMDIFTTEVFGPVAPVYKVSSFEEALKIANDSPFGLGATLYSKDIEEITRATNEIVSGMVWVNAPILDNDAGPFGGRKMSGIGRQLGAEGLDTFRHTKLVMIDPAASSHDFWWFPYKDKEAWRGAQGSEEAAVQNSHSYVAAGA
- a CDS encoding cupin domain-containing protein — encoded protein: MNAAVATTDDIQWPEQVPISPERVLSGAPSASTLVLYGDPGTEAGLWKVTPGEFTTKLTGYREFIHIVDGQGQLIDDQGQETNLRAGTIVALPEGWAGRWSVQTELVKSYSIVRAQ
- a CDS encoding NAD(P)/FAD-dependent oxidoreductase, whose protein sequence is MSALRQGSRIAVLGAGLAGLAAATQLRADGFDVTVLEARDRSGGRVWSESITAGREEPCVIERGAEFVLHGYTTMRRLLDLTGLSLVDTGMSYYVRALADTPDISTQDVVEAGRAAAAIARTYPSPPSAEKVLQRLDCDDRLVDALRARIEISTAVAADQVSADTLEHIASFEPRPSWRISGGNQELPKALAARLGDSVHYRETIHAVTDLGEEVLVETSAGSATFDAAVVALPLSIVRDQATLALSVPEWKTSALNRVLQGDAAKLHLPLRSVPATSAVMSTNGRFWTWTAQDNTGSVTPVLNSFMGSPGALDRAQGDGDFNAWITHARHIRPELDFSESDAVATVWRNDPLARGAYAAFAPGGGRTDAEELERPVGNLLFAGEYADPDFTGLMEGALRSGERAAVRIRNAVQGLKVEAASA
- the pmfR gene encoding transcciptional activator PmfR, which produces MEQSVLTVNDLVSTQSLGTRVLAGAAGLERQVLWAHSCELNDPARWLGPHELLMTVGLCVPHGAKEQSTFIQRLNEAGLAGVALGDHPSLPPLTQELLDEADRLGFPVLLTNEETPFAAIGRTVAAATATTQTLQVLKLSKLYQLSTYAHADPARLMDDLQALFRSRLTVLDTQTGLTIIQGPPLPTLTSTARQRSYTLPGERGVKLVVAEFPGEEVSSFLLIHILQVVDVAVSQLLTTIRERADRSKVMLEAILEGRIPENIDDVLKPNAMAEGYKLIAIKTEDGPKTARAVSIAALPVLTGTGRHSYFLMVPEPALPDTRKLLEDLGIRAAASSTYLDIRDAKVAAEEAHKVLSSGGTNDNWVDFTGVPVSLLARSRKEADSIVRQVLGSLADLDPKTTALRETLFSFLKNDRRWNETAAELGIHRQTLSYRLAKIKETTGRDTSTSADFAALWLAYQAWLSYPPSAAQQRPALRR